In Pseudomonadota bacterium, a genomic segment contains:
- a CDS encoding 3-deoxy-7-phosphoheptulonate synthase class II — protein sequence MSRKIATNEWHPASWQTRTASQQPNYPDQAALADVVAQLSSLPPLVTSGEIDQLRENIASAQRGEQFLLQGGDCAESFGDCRSEVIVNKLKILLQMSMVMMHGFKQPVIRVGRIAGQYAKPRSADTETRDGVTLPSYRGDLVNAPDFTPAHRIPDPHRLLRGYTRAGLTLNFIRSLVDGGFADLHHPELWDLDFVSHSPMAQQYREIARSIADSLDFFESISGRKVHQANRVDFYTSHEGLHLHYEQAQTRYLERRRGWYDLTTHLPWIGMRTAELDGAHVEFFRGIKNPLGIKIGPGMNTEWLQELLAVLNPSNEPGRIVLIHRVGADHVHERLPGLIKAVQATGSLVLWVCDPMHGNTENSSSGLKTRRYENILSEVEGSFEVHKACGSRLGGVHIELTGDNVTECTGGARGLTDNDLVRAYQSTVDPRLNYEQSMELAMRIAGITDK from the coding sequence ATGAGCAGAAAAATCGCGACAAATGAATGGCATCCGGCGAGTTGGCAAACGCGTACAGCAAGCCAGCAACCGAACTATCCTGACCAAGCTGCGCTCGCCGACGTGGTGGCACAGCTTTCCTCGCTACCCCCGCTGGTGACCTCGGGTGAAATCGATCAGCTGCGAGAGAACATCGCCAGTGCGCAGCGCGGTGAGCAGTTTTTGCTGCAAGGTGGCGATTGCGCGGAGAGTTTTGGCGACTGCCGTAGTGAGGTCATCGTCAATAAACTCAAAATCCTGCTGCAAATGAGCATGGTGATGATGCACGGATTTAAGCAGCCGGTGATCCGCGTCGGGCGTATTGCGGGCCAGTATGCCAAACCGCGCTCGGCCGATACCGAGACACGAGACGGTGTGACGTTGCCCAGCTATCGCGGCGACTTGGTGAATGCGCCAGATTTTACCCCGGCGCACCGCATCCCCGATCCTCATCGATTATTGCGTGGCTACACGCGTGCGGGTCTCACGCTCAACTTTATTCGCTCGTTGGTCGACGGCGGGTTTGCCGATCTGCACCACCCTGAATTATGGGATCTCGATTTTGTCAGCCACTCACCCATGGCCCAGCAGTACCGAGAGATTGCGCGATCGATTGCCGATTCGCTCGATTTTTTCGAATCGATCTCTGGGCGCAAAGTGCATCAGGCCAATCGCGTCGATTTCTATACCAGCCACGAAGGCTTGCATTTGCACTACGAGCAGGCGCAAACGCGGTATCTTGAACGTCGTCGTGGTTGGTACGATCTCACCACCCACTTGCCTTGGATCGGCATGCGCACGGCGGAGCTTGACGGCGCGCACGTGGAATTTTTCCGTGGCATAAAGAATCCATTGGGCATCAAGATCGGACCGGGAATGAACACCGAGTGGCTTCAGGAGCTGCTGGCGGTGCTTAACCCCTCCAACGAACCGGGTCGAATTGTGCTGATTCATCGCGTGGGTGCTGATCACGTGCATGAACGATTGCCGGGTCTGATCAAAGCTGTGCAAGCCACCGGTTCGCTGGTGCTATGGGTTTGCGATCCGATGCACGGCAACACCGAGAACAGCAGCTCCGGACTCAAAACCCGTCGATATGAAAACATCTTGAGTGAAGTCGAGGGGTCATTTGAGGTGCACAAAGCGTGCGGTTCTCGGTTGGGCGGCGTACACATTGAGCTGACCGGGGACAATGTCACCGAATGCACCGGTGGGGCACGCGGTCTGACCGACAATGATTTGGTTCGGGCGTATCAGTCGACGGTGGATCCGAGGCTCAACTACGAGCAGTCGATGGAGCTGGCTATGCGCATCGCAGGCATCACCGACAAGTAG
- a CDS encoding LysR substrate-binding domain-containing protein encodes MNINQIDLNLLIYLDILLREQNVTRAASYLNVTQPAMSNALRRLRALFDDPLLVRTRDGMQPTERALALAPSVHQIVAQAQQVVAPEAQFDALHSQRVFRISASDYAESALLPAVLSRLRSDAPNICLDVLTPSDVEFADVERGKVDLVINRFDTLPKSFNSHTLWADSFSCLFSRLNPLRHNFTLPAYLQAKHVWVSKTGMGVGVGVNPSAVQQLGWVDEALRQLGHQRQISVFTRHYQTAMRLAEQHDLVVTLPSRTTRLQAQNDRIVIKAPPFPIEDIELKMAWSPLVEHSAAHRWLRRTIVQAASSVISDKGER; translated from the coding sequence ATGAATATTAATCAAATAGATCTTAACCTTCTCATTTACCTAGATATTTTGCTGCGCGAGCAAAATGTCACGCGCGCAGCGAGTTACCTTAACGTCACGCAACCGGCCATGAGTAATGCCTTGCGTCGGCTACGTGCGCTGTTTGACGACCCGCTGTTGGTTCGCACGCGGGATGGCATGCAACCCACCGAACGCGCCTTGGCGTTGGCGCCGAGCGTTCACCAAATTGTGGCGCAGGCCCAACAAGTGGTGGCGCCGGAAGCCCAATTCGACGCGTTACACAGTCAACGCGTGTTCCGCATATCGGCCAGCGACTACGCCGAATCCGCCCTACTGCCGGCCGTCTTGTCGCGCTTGCGTTCCGACGCGCCAAACATTTGCCTCGACGTGTTAACCCCCAGCGACGTGGAGTTTGCCGACGTCGAACGTGGCAAGGTCGATCTGGTGATCAATCGGTTTGACACGCTCCCGAAATCCTTCAACAGCCACACGCTGTGGGCGGACAGCTTCTCGTGTTTGTTCAGTCGACTCAATCCACTGCGTCACAATTTCACCCTGCCTGCCTATTTGCAGGCCAAGCACGTGTGGGTGAGTAAGACGGGTATGGGCGTGGGCGTGGGCGTCAATCCTTCCGCCGTGCAGCAATTGGGCTGGGTCGACGAGGCGTTGCGTCAATTAGGTCATCAGCGCCAGATCAGCGTCTTCACACGTCATTATCAGACCGCGATGCGGCTGGCAGAACAACATGATCTGGTCGTCACGCTACCGAGCCGCACGACCCGGCTGCAGGCGCAAAACGATCGGATCGTCATCAAAGCACCGCCTTTTCCGATCGAGGATATTGAACTTAAGATGGCCTGGAGCCCATTGGTTGAACACAGCGCCGCCCATCGCTGGCTGCGGCGCACGATTGTGCAGGCAGCCAGTTCGGTGATATCGGATAAGGGCGAGCGCTGA